A stretch of Macadamia integrifolia cultivar HAES 741 chromosome 7, SCU_Mint_v3, whole genome shotgun sequence DNA encodes these proteins:
- the LOC122084051 gene encoding probable LRR receptor-like serine/threonine-protein kinase At4g37250, protein MSFGSTCLGLWWGFTVLLLLVARSLGLNSDGVLLLSFKYSVLNDPLSVLASWNYDDQTPCSWNGVTCTGIGKTGTAGDSLRVISLILPSSQILGSVPPDLGMIEHLQHLDLSNNSLNGTLPASLFNASELQSLVLSNNVISGSLPEFVGGLNSLQLLNLSDNALGGKIPDNLTTLPNLTVLSLSSNYFSGGVPSGFETLEVLDLSSNLINGSLPADFGGDKLRYLNLSYNRLSGVIPPNFAKRIPPNATLDFSFNNLTGEVPESGTFLDQNSDSFAGNPDLCGKSLNKPCSNIPSSVSTPPNVSDATSPAIAVMPKPIDSTPITGSGGNLTNGTQSTQRQGRSGLRPGAIVGIVVGDLAGLGLLSMILFYVYQLKKKKKGKVSSTGAGEKKVFEKEGKEDWSSSIESKGLAWSCLRKKGVSDEETSETTSSDSGEDEEEQVNYEQQQQKRGSLVTVDGETELELETLLKASAYILGATGSSIVYKAVLEDGTTLAVRRIGESGVEKLKDFENQVRLIAKLRHPNLVRIRGFFWGSDEKLVIYDYVPNGSLANACHRKPGSSPYQLPWEARLKIARGVARGLAYLHEKKHVHGNLKPSNILLGADMEPRVGDLGLERLVWGGESGYKAGGSARNFGSKRSTVSRDSLSLQQEQLQLGASPSVSSLGWASQYLAPEALKNLKPNPKWDVYSFGIILLELLTGKILSDTELGQWNTGFISTEDRNRVLRMADVAIRADVEGKEEALLACFKLGFGCTSMVPQKRPSMKEAVQVLDKIPSSLHLLY, encoded by the exons ATGAGTTTTGGAAGCACTTGTTTGGGTTTGTGGTGGGGATTTACTGTTCTTCTCCTCCTTGTGGCTCGGTCTCTTGGGCTTAACTCGGACGGAGTTCTTCTACTCTCTTTCAAGTACTCTGTTCTGAATGACCCTTTGTCAGTGTTAGCGAGTTGGAACTACGATGACCAGACGCCATGCTCATGGAACGGAGTTACATGCACCGGAATTGGGAAGACGGGAACGGCCGGAGATTCTCTACGCGTCATCAGTTTGATTCTCCCCAGTAGTCAGATTCTGGGTTCGGTTCCACCAGACCTTGGCATGATCGAACACCTTCAACATCTCGATCTCTCAAATAATTCTCTCAATGGAACTCTCCCCGCTTCTCTGTTCAACGCTTCCGAGCTTCAATCACTGGTTCTCTCCAACAACGTCATCTCTGGTTCGTTGCCGGAGTTCGTCGGTGGGCTCAATAGCCTCCAATTGCTTAACCTATCCGACAATGCCTTGGGGGGAAAGATCCCTGACAATCTGACTACTCTTCCTAATCTCACCGTCCTTTCCCTCAGCAGCAATTACTTCTCTGGAGGTGTGCCAAGCGGTTTTGAAACTCTAGAAGTTCTCGATCTATCGTCCAACCTGATCAACGGGTCGTTGCCTGCAGATTTTGGTGGAGATAAACTCCGTTACTTGAACCTCTCCTACAATAGGCTCTCCGGCGTGATCCCGCCGAACTTTGCAAAAAGAATCCCTCCAAATGCTACTCTCGACTTCTCCTTCAACAATCTAACCGGAGAAGTACCAGAATCCGGAACTTTCCTTGATCAGAATTCGGATTCATTTGCGGGAAACCCTGATCTGTGTGGGAAATCGCTTAACAAGCCCTGTTCCAATATTCCTTCTTCGGTCTCAACTCCTCCAAATGTCTCTGATGCCACGTCCCCTGCAATTGCAGTGATGCCCAAGCCCATAGACTCAACTCCTATAACTGGGTCGGGCGGAAATTTGACGAATGGGACTCAAAGCACTCAACGGCAAGGGCGAAGCGGGCTTAGGCCAGGAGCAATAGTGGGTATCGTCGTTGGAGATTTGGCGGGCCTAGGGTTACTGTCGATGATTTTGTTTTATGTGTaccaattgaagaagaagaagaaggggaaggtgAGCAGTACAGGGGCTGGAGAGAAGAAGGTGtttgaaaaagaaggaaaagaggacTGGTCATCTTCAATAGAATCCAAAGGGTTAGCGTGGTCGTGTTTGAGAAAGAAAGGGGTTAGCGATGAAGAAACGTCGGAAACAACGAGCTCCGACAGCGGCGAAGACGAAGAGGAACAAGTGAACTACGAACAGCAGCAACAGAAGAGAGGATCTCTTGTGACGGTAGACGGTGAAACGGAGCTGGAACTGGAAACTCTACTCAAGGCTTCAGCTTACATACTGGGAGCAACGGGGTCGAGTATCGTGTACAAGGCGGTTCTGGAGGACGGGACGACGTTGGCGGTGAGGAGGATCGGAGAGAGCGGCGTAGAGAAGTTGAAGGACTTCGAGAATCAGGTCAGACTCATCGCTAAACTCCGCCACCCTAACCTCGTTCGCATCAGGGGCTTCTTCTGGGGTTCCGACGAGAAGCTCGTCATCTACGATTACGTCCCCAATGGCAGCCTCGCCAACGCCTGTCACA GGAAACCGGGTTCATCACCGTATCAACTACCGTGGGAGGCGAGGCTGAAGATAGCTAGGGGAGTGGCTAGGGGCTTGGCTTACCTACACGAGAAGAAACACGTCCATGGCAATCTGAAGCCCAGCAACATACTCTTGGGAGCTGACATGGAGCCCAGAGTTGGGGATTTGGGCCTAGAGAGGCTGGTGTGGGGAGGGGAGAGTGGATACAAAGCGGGTGGGTCGGCTAGGAATTTTGGGAGTAAGAGATCCACGGTGTCCAGGGACAGTCTAAGCTTACAACAAGAACAGCTACAATTGGGGGCTAGCCCCAGCGTCAGCTCTCTGGGCTGGGCTTCCCAATACCTGGCGCCGGAGGCTCTCAAGAACCTAAAGCCCAACCCAAAGTGGGACGTCTACTCCTTTGGTATCATCTTACTGGAGCTTCTAACCGGAAAGATACTCTCCGACACGGAATTGGGTCAGTGGAATACCGGGTTTATTTCCACCGAAGATAGGAACCGGGTTCTCAGGATGGCTGACGTGGCTATTCGAGCTGATGTGGAAGGGAAGGAGGAAGCTTTACTGGCTTGCTTTAAGTTAGGGTTTGGCTGTACGTCCATGGTCCCACAAAAGAGACCATCTATGAAGGAAGCTGTCCAAGTCCTGGACAAGATACCATCCTCGTTACATCTTCTCTATTAA
- the LOC122084053 gene encoding uncharacterized protein LOC122084053 isoform X1, which translates to MEESSFFDRMISRLRTTSKYYTGYPKDLGPSRVIDFTSEREFVQLLHEGRPMVVAFTLRCAYTKHLDKVLEEAAAEFYPHIKFMRVECPKYPGFCITRQRKDYPFIEIFYSPEQAVNQGRVVDPNITKYSVKVLPFNYDPSAYGFREFFKRHGINLSTPNS; encoded by the exons ATGGAGGAGTCATCGTTCTTTGACCGGATGATCAGTCGCCTCCGCACTACGAGCAA GTATTATACTGGTTACCCAAAAGACCTTGGGCCCTCGCGGGTTATTGACTTTACATCAGAGCGAGAATTTGTGCAGCTCCTGCATGAAGGTCGTCCCATGGTTGTTGCATTTACTCTCAG GTGTGCCTATACAAAGCATCTTGATAAAGTACTAGAGGAAGCTGCGGCTGAGTTTTATCCCCATATAAAATTTATGCGT GTTGAATGTCCAAAATATCCTGGATTTTGTATAACACGGCAACGGAAGGACTATCCCTTCATTGAAATATTTTACAGCCCAGAACAA GCTGTGAACCAAGGGAGGGTTGTGGATCCTAATATAACAAAATACTCAGTCAAGGTCTTGCCT TTCAATTATGATCCCAGTGCGTATGGATTTAGGGAGTTCTTCAAGCGACATGGTATAAACTTATCGACTCCAAACAGCTAA
- the LOC122084053 gene encoding uncharacterized protein LOC122084053 isoform X2 → MEESSFFDRMISRLRTTSKYYTGYPKDLGPSRVIDFTSEREFVQLLHEGRPMVVAFTLRCAYTKHLDKVLEEAAAEFYPHIKFMRVECPKYPGFCITRQRKDYPFIEIFYSPEQAVNQGRVVDPNITKYSVKVLPFNYDPSAYGFREFFKRHGFI, encoded by the exons ATGGAGGAGTCATCGTTCTTTGACCGGATGATCAGTCGCCTCCGCACTACGAGCAA GTATTATACTGGTTACCCAAAAGACCTTGGGCCCTCGCGGGTTATTGACTTTACATCAGAGCGAGAATTTGTGCAGCTCCTGCATGAAGGTCGTCCCATGGTTGTTGCATTTACTCTCAG GTGTGCCTATACAAAGCATCTTGATAAAGTACTAGAGGAAGCTGCGGCTGAGTTTTATCCCCATATAAAATTTATGCGT GTTGAATGTCCAAAATATCCTGGATTTTGTATAACACGGCAACGGAAGGACTATCCCTTCATTGAAATATTTTACAGCCCAGAACAA GCTGTGAACCAAGGGAGGGTTGTGGATCCTAATATAACAAAATACTCAGTCAAGGTCTTGCCT TTCAATTATGATCCCAGTGCGTATGGATTTAGGGAGTTCTTCAAGCGACATG GTTTTATATAG